A single Pseudoalteromonas rubra DNA region contains:
- a CDS encoding DUF429 domain-containing protein has protein sequence MKLMGLDLAWHSEKNPSAAAIGQLERGVLSLEALESTLFGITDVMAFIANEPSLTGIAIDAPLIIENQTGQRECEKQLSRDYGSRKASCHTSNTTLYPAASSVVLSMALQELGFGHLADSQWQIECYPHPAMIECFELPERLLYKKGDVTTRKAGQIALASLIAQLASSKVLALQIPERFSYILTEAHIDSLSGQALKSN, from the coding sequence ATGAAGTTGATGGGACTCGATCTGGCCTGGCATAGTGAAAAGAATCCATCCGCGGCGGCAATCGGACAATTGGAGCGAGGTGTATTGTCTCTGGAAGCCTTGGAGTCCACACTGTTTGGGATCACTGATGTAATGGCGTTCATCGCGAACGAACCTTCGCTTACTGGCATAGCGATTGATGCGCCGTTGATCATTGAAAATCAGACTGGCCAGCGGGAGTGTGAAAAGCAACTTAGCAGGGACTATGGCTCGCGAAAAGCGTCTTGTCATACATCAAACACCACCTTATACCCTGCTGCGTCAAGTGTTGTACTCTCTATGGCATTGCAGGAACTTGGGTTTGGGCATTTGGCTGACTCACAATGGCAAATTGAGTGTTATCCGCACCCTGCGATGATTGAGTGTTTTGAGTTGCCCGAAAGGCTGCTTTATAAAAAAGGGGATGTGACCACGCGAAAAGCTGGTCAGATTGCGTTGGCCAGTTTAATTGCACAGCTCGCTTCCTCAAAGGTTTTGGCACTCCAGATACCAGAGCGGTTCTCCTATATTTTGACTGAGGCCCATATTGACTCGTTGAGCGGGCAAGCGCTCAAAAGTAATTAA
- a CDS encoding YfiR family protein, whose protein sequence is MIKLLVAVFFLLFWSEGKAQNLSENELKAAFLYRFSQFSKWPPPPPDKLSFCVVGNPDLFKAINSLLHEQEVDDDTEVIELPDNAQVSQCDILFLSQQNRQQTQYWLEDLEQSPVLVVADTSEGFRQGAMIGLIADANNLSFRVNLTDAKRRGLNFSAHLLKLATEVR, encoded by the coding sequence ATGATTAAGCTGCTTGTTGCGGTATTTTTTTTATTGTTCTGGTCTGAGGGAAAGGCTCAGAACCTGAGTGAAAACGAGCTTAAGGCGGCGTTTTTATATCGTTTTAGTCAGTTTAGTAAATGGCCGCCGCCTCCGCCCGATAAACTGAGCTTTTGTGTGGTCGGAAACCCCGATCTCTTTAAGGCCATTAATTCTTTGCTGCACGAGCAGGAAGTGGATGATGACACGGAAGTCATTGAGTTGCCCGACAATGCGCAAGTATCGCAATGCGATATTCTGTTTTTAAGCCAGCAAAACCGCCAACAAACCCAATACTGGCTGGAAGATCTGGAACAGTCTCCGGTGTTAGTGGTGGCCGATACCAGCGAAGGGTTTCGTCAGGGGGCCATGATAGGTCTGATAGCCGATGCCAATAATCTCAGTTTTCGCGTTAACCTGACGGATGCAAAGCGGCGTGGCCTGAACTTCAGTGCACATTTACTAAAACTGGCCACTGAGGTACGGTGA
- a CDS encoding GNAT family N-acetyltransferase: MIELKESKIVEVERFVEMESASDTAGFILPYSAEQHLVAMAQAQVIYLSIYHSQVLVGFIILSLDGTSSVEFRRIVVSEKGRGIGQHAMNSMEQYCIDVLGRKRIWLDVFSENARGIHIYQKQGYNQFDRGEYHGQSLLFMEKLL; the protein is encoded by the coding sequence GTGATCGAATTAAAAGAATCAAAAATTGTAGAGGTTGAGCGTTTTGTGGAGATGGAAAGTGCGAGTGATACCGCAGGTTTTATTCTTCCCTATAGCGCAGAGCAACACCTTGTCGCGATGGCACAAGCCCAGGTAATTTATTTATCTATCTACCATAGCCAAGTTCTGGTTGGCTTTATCATTCTTTCTCTGGATGGTACTTCCAGTGTCGAGTTTCGCAGAATTGTGGTTAGTGAAAAAGGCCGTGGGATTGGTCAACACGCAATGAACAGCATGGAACAATACTGCATCGACGTGCTTGGACGTAAACGTATTTGGCTGGATGTGTTTAGTGAAAATGCCCGTGGGATCCATATTTATCAAAAGCAGGGATATAATCAGTTTGATCGGGGTGAATATCATGGCCAGTCGTTACTGTTCATGGAGAAGTTACTCTAA